One region of Dysidea avara chromosome 1, odDysAvar1.4, whole genome shotgun sequence genomic DNA includes:
- the LOC136249589 gene encoding uncharacterized protein, translated as MYFLSMIVLVFTAVTSGSAALIQKVEDDFYKELGMTAEYPAESCREIYNKNPVGRTQSGYYWVRSCEKTMKVYCDMHMICGCIQGGWMKIADVHDGENCPSTWKNFTIPNTSKKVCRSGQDAAGIYSATYSTEGACEGFQHFCGKVIGYQRGSPSAFIGGTRSIDGIYLEGISITYGKPRKHLYNLAVGLTATSSSQQSSNCPCSKYPGSLPPAYVRDDYYCDSGNLGAPTVDKYFPDNPLWDGEGCSTAYSCCAQPGMPYFYH; from the exons ATGTATTTTCTCTCTATGATAGTACTTGTCTTCACAGCAGTGACTAGTGGCTCAGCAGCACTGATCCAAAAGGTGGAGGATGATTTCTACAAAGAACTGGGAATGACTGCAGAGTATCCAGCAGAGTCTTGCAGGGAGATTTACAACAAAAATCCTGTTGGCCGTACCCAGTCAGGATATTACTGGGTCAGATCATGTGAAAAAACAATGAag GTCTACTGTGACATGCACATGATCTGTGGCTGTATACAAGGTGGATGGATGAAGATTGCTGATGTACATGATGGTGAAAACTGTCCATCAACATGGAAAAATTTTACAATACCCAATACCTCAAAAAAAGTGTGTAGGTCTGGTCAAGATGCTGCAGGAATCTACTCAGCAACTTATTCAACTGAAGGAGCTTGTGAAGGCTTTCAACATTTTTGTGGTAAAGTAATCGGTTATCAACGAGGATCTCCTAGTGCATTTATTGGGGGGACCAGAAGTATTGATGGAATCTACCTTGAAGGAATTTCTATAACTTACGGTAAACCTCGGAAACATCTCTATAACCTGGCAGTAGGACTTACAGCGACATCTTCTTCACAACAATCATCTAATTGTCCTTGTTCTAAGTATCCTGGAAGTCTGCCACCTGCCTATGTGCGTGATGACTACTACTGTGACTCTGGAAACCTTGGAGCACCAACTGTAGATAAGTATTTTCCTGACAATCCTCTGTGGGATGGTGAAGGTTGCTCAACAGCTTACAGCTGCTGTGCACAACCCGGAATGCCATACTTTTATCATTGA